The Patescibacteria group bacterium genome includes a window with the following:
- a CDS encoding Ni/Fe hydrogenase subunit alpha yields MQIKVNHIGKMEGHSDFVAEIIKGKVSSAKVMTTEGARLIEGILVGRNFDEAPIITARICGICPVVHKISSVKSLENALNIKPSEQTIKLRKAMLCAQLIHSHALHLFFLSLPDFFDITNDLQFIGQYKKETESAIRVRDWALKTIEVIGGRAVHPIACEVGGFKVLPEKSELAELAGRYQSVLKDALVLVNMALKINLPRFSRPTTFVALTQGDEYAYYGGDLKVLYPGGKTKTIKAKDFTKNIKEIEEPYRAAKSAKLDGKPFMVGALARININHDKLNPLAAGIFKSLKWRLPQYNTFNNIICQAVEIVHFTEELDRLLEELSTELKPEASRGQELSLIARANPLSRVTAGVDACEAPRGTLYHSYKLDKNGLITDCQIITPTVSFLKNLEADIKQYLPGIKDMPEKKRAIRIRALIRAYDPCIACATH; encoded by the coding sequence ATGCAAATAAAAGTCAATCACATCGGCAAAATGGAGGGGCACTCCGATTTTGTGGCCGAAATCATTAAGGGCAAAGTGTCTTCGGCTAAGGTAATGACTACCGAAGGCGCGCGTTTGATCGAGGGCATTTTGGTCGGCCGGAATTTTGATGAAGCGCCGATTATTACCGCCCGCATCTGCGGTATCTGTCCGGTGGTGCATAAGATTTCTTCGGTCAAGTCATTGGAGAATGCCTTAAATATCAAGCCGAGCGAGCAGACAATCAAATTGAGAAAAGCCATGCTGTGCGCTCAACTGATCCACAGCCACGCTTTGCATTTGTTTTTTTTGTCTTTGCCGGACTTTTTTGACATCACTAATGATTTACAGTTCATCGGCCAATATAAAAAAGAAACCGAGAGCGCTATTCGAGTGCGCGATTGGGCGCTGAAGACAATTGAAGTCATCGGTGGCAGAGCGGTGCATCCTATCGCCTGCGAAGTCGGCGGATTCAAGGTTTTGCCGGAAAAGTCCGAGTTGGCTGAGTTGGCCGGCCGTTATCAGTCAGTCCTAAAAGACGCCTTGGTTCTGGTTAATATGGCGCTGAAAATCAATTTGCCCAGATTCAGCCGTCCCACAACTTTTGTGGCCTTAACTCAGGGTGATGAATATGCCTATTATGGTGGCGACTTGAAGGTGTTATATCCCGGTGGCAAGACTAAGACGATCAAAGCCAAGGATTTTACTAAGAATATTAAGGAGATTGAGGAACCGTATCGCGCCGCTAAGTCGGCCAAGCTGGACGGCAAACCGTTTATGGTTGGCGCTTTGGCGCGGATAAACATTAATCATGACAAATTAAATCCTTTGGCAGCTGGAATATTCAAGAGTTTAAAGTGGCGCTTGCCCCAGTACAACACTTTTAATAATATTATTTGCCAGGCAGTAGAGATAGTCCATTTTACGGAAGAATTAGACCGCTTGCTGGAGGAGCTGTCGACAGAGTTAAAGCCGGAAGCAAGCCGAGGTCAAGAGCTTAGTCTTATTGCCCGCGCCAATCCGTTGAGTCGAGTCACTGCCGGCGTTGACGCTTGCGAGGCGCCGCGTGGGACGCTGTATCATTCTTACAAATTAGATAAAAACGGATTGATTACCGATTGCCAGATCATTACTCCGACCGTGTCTTTCTTGAAAAATTTGGAGGCGGACATCAAGCAATATTTGCCGGGAATAAAAGATATGCCGGAGAAAAAGCGCGCCATTAGGATTCGCGCCCTGATTCGCGCCTATGATCCGTGCATTGCCTGCGCCACTCATTAA
- a CDS encoding DUF6390 family protein, translating to MNGEKINGMVLAARYAFMPNKLRYCGGDRNSQLFSYVSAGVSDGGLGELLEEFDTMFPYISFIAHANKIADPFDYRVVEAYWIGNDLLSHIDFNAFYRYMVDIQRLPKSYKPELAEKIYGKITLGAKPHHSWHVFNIPKRMGPNALAYTIATMDDCRISWAKVLESDPVTDGLLKKIKVKCQPLQYIDNQLSLGAPQAKEVWFEYDNKSFTGPLHAGDLITLHWNWACDRISEEQKDNLEKWTRHNLKLANL from the coding sequence ATGAACGGAGAAAAGATTAATGGCATGGTTTTGGCGGCGCGCTATGCTTTCATGCCCAATAAATTGCGTTATTGCGGCGGCGACAGGAATTCCCAATTATTTTCTTATGTTTCCGCCGGGGTTAGCGATGGGGGATTGGGCGAATTACTGGAAGAGTTTGATACCATGTTCCCTTACATAAGTTTTATCGCTCACGCCAATAAAATCGCCGATCCTTTTGATTATCGTGTGGTGGAAGCGTATTGGATCGGTAATGATTTGCTTAGCCACATTGATTTCAACGCTTTTTATCGTTACATGGTGGACATTCAGCGTTTGCCCAAATCCTATAAGCCGGAGTTGGCGGAAAAGATTTATGGCAAGATTACTTTGGGCGCCAAACCACATCACTCCTGGCATGTTTTCAATATTCCTAAGCGTATGGGTCCGAACGCGTTAGCTTATACTATTGCCACTATGGATGATTGCCGCATTAGTTGGGCTAAGGTGCTTGAGTCCGATCCGGTCACTGACGGCTTGCTCAAAAAGATAAAAGTTAAATGTCAGCCGTTGCAGTATATTGATAATCAATTATCGCTCGGCGCGCCGCAAGCGAAGGAAGTCTGGTTTGAATATGATAATAAGAGTTTTACCGGTCCGCTTCATGCCGGCGATCTGATAACCCTGCATTGGAATTGGGCATGCGACCGCATTTCCGAGGAGCAAAAGGATAATCTGGAAAAATGGACGCGTCATAACTTAAAATTGGCCAATCTATGA
- a CDS encoding NADH:ubiquinone oxidoreductase: MKVKKPKLAIISLTSCEGCQFVLLDQGKKFLDLLKKFEVEEFRLIEDDPMPEGQYDVCLVEGNPVTKENIKLLKAMRERSKFLIVLGNCAALGGVWEIKNYQDKKKTIRYVYQNSAKVENPDIKEVDNFVEVDLTIPGCPVTGSEMLEMIYQLLSGKMPRLPQSPVCWECQTKGYECLLQKGMICLGPITLGGCQAVCLKSKQPCWGCRGLFEGAQVKNHFNYLTANFPRQQAYRVMEVFGVRDSILKSLVKGNKTTKGLRNKKGGIKINKKK, translated from the coding sequence ATGAAAGTAAAAAAACCAAAACTCGCCATTATCAGTTTAACCTCTTGCGAGGGCTGTCAATTCGTTTTGCTGGATCAGGGCAAGAAGTTTTTGGATTTGCTGAAAAAATTCGAAGTTGAGGAATTTCGGTTAATTGAGGATGATCCGATGCCGGAAGGCCAATATGACGTTTGTTTGGTTGAAGGCAATCCGGTGACCAAGGAGAATATCAAACTGCTTAAGGCCATGCGCGAACGTTCCAAATTTTTAATCGTTTTGGGTAACTGCGCGGCGCTGGGCGGCGTTTGGGAAATTAAGAATTATCAGGATAAGAAAAAAACCATCAGGTATGTCTATCAGAACTCCGCCAAAGTGGAGAATCCTGATATCAAAGAAGTGGATAATTTTGTTGAAGTGGATTTGACTATTCCCGGCTGTCCCGTAACCGGTAGCGAGATGTTGGAGATGATTTATCAGCTTTTGTCCGGCAAAATGCCGCGTCTTCCGCAAAGCCCGGTGTGTTGGGAATGCCAGACTAAGGGCTATGAATGCTTGTTGCAAAAAGGTATGATTTGTCTGGGGCCGATTACTTTGGGCGGCTGTCAGGCGGTTTGCCTGAAAAGCAAACAGCCGTGCTGGGGCTGTCGTGGGCTGTTTGAGGGCGCGCAAGTCAAGAATCATTTTAATTATTTGACGGCCAATTTCCCTCGTCAACAAGCTTATCGCGTGATGGAAGTTTTTGGCGTTCGCGACTCAATCTTAAAGTCATTGGTTAAAGGAAACAAAACAACTAAAGGATTAAGGAATAAAAAGGGAGGAATAAAGATAAATAAGAAAAAATAA
- a CDS encoding HypC/HybG/HupF family hydrogenase formation chaperone: MCLTVPAQVISAADNYLEVETAGTRRRVKRAFSAVPQVGDWVLVNADLAVVRITEQEAEEIAGYLSPAKKV, translated from the coding sequence ATGTGCCTGACCGTGCCGGCGCAAGTGATTTCCGCCGCTGACAATTATTTGGAGGTGGAAACCGCCGGCACCAGGCGCCGGGTTAAGCGCGCCTTTTCGGCGGTGCCGCAAGTAGGCGATTGGGTATTGGTAAACGCCGATTTGGCCGTAGTCAGAATAACAGAACAGGAAGCTGAGGAGATTGCCGGTTACTTGTCACCGGCGAAAAAAGTATGA
- a CDS encoding DUF5668 domain-containing protein: MLAIALIIIGAIFLLKNLGLLTVINWDVVWPIVLIGVGVLMLFKKKM; the protein is encoded by the coding sequence ATGCTCGCTATCGCACTCATTATCATCGGAGCAATTTTTTTGCTCAAGAATCTCGGCCTGCTGACCGTCATCAATTGGGATGTCGTTTGGCCGATCGTTTTGATCGGCGTCGGCGTTCTGATGCTGTTTAAGAAAAAAATGTAG